The Nostoc cf. commune SO-36 genomic sequence GATCAATTCGATCACCTGGCAAGCTACCGTTTCCATTAAAGTCAGTGATGACATCGCGTGACGAACCAGGTTGACTCTCAGAAATTAAGTTGTACTCGAAAACATCCCTACCTGATCCTCCAGTAAGACGATCAGTCCCACTACCACCAGTCAGGATATCATCCCCATCACCACCAGTCAGGATATCGTTGCCAGCACCGCCAAAGAGCCTATCATTGCCACTGCCGCCATCAAGAGAATCGTTGCCTCCGCTAGCGTTAAGAGTATCGTTGCCACTATTGCCAAAGAGCCTATCATTGCCATTAGCAGCATTAAGGATACTGTTGCCACTACCACCAATAAGGGTACTGTTGCCGCTACCACTAACCGTAACGATATCGGTATTACCATTGCTACTGCTACTGCTGCTGCTACCGCTACTGCTGCTGCTACCGCTGCTACCGCTACCGCGGCTACTGCTACTGCTGCTAATACTAGAATTAGAATTAGAACTAGAACTAAAACTAGAACTAGAACTACCGCCACTGGAAGAGGTTGTTGATGAAAATGAAGTTGCCATTAATAAGTTTCTCCTAAACTTAGAGAAAAAAAAATTACGTCTTTACTGCTTCATTATAAAACGGTATTGCTAATTAATAGTATAAATTTGGTTTACCCCAAAGGCGCAAAACAAACAGTTTCATACCTTGAATTTTGGAATTTCATACTTTTAGTCAGTAATGTCGATAAAGCAAGGTGAAAATATCACAAGTGGGAAGAGATAACTGAAGTAAACCTGATTGGAACAGGTCTTTGCTTTTAAGCCTAAAGACTTGAGAATATTTGAGAATCAATAGATGTATTTGATGATATTGACATTAAAATTGTACCAATACTCATTTTATCTCCTTGTACCTTATATTTTCACGGGTTACAGTCGGAGAAAGCTAAGTAATAAGTAGATTTAATACTACGTATTCGCATAATTCAAAGGAAATTCTGACTGTATTCAGAATAACAAGACTATAATATTATCTTCCAATATGTTACTTTTTCTTTTAAGAAAGAATAATTTACCTTATTTCTATCCCTTGATCAGAAAAAAACTTGAACCCTTTATTCAGATAGAGTTGATTTTACTTATTGATATTTTCTTAGTAGTTTCTATAAGCTAATGGGTATTCGTTTTTCCAGATTGATTAGTTTGTAGTAAAAGCTTCAGCCCTGCTTTTATGCAAATTAAATGCTCATTACCTTAGTTATCAATATCTTTGCGACAAACGATTATGCAGAAAGAAGCCTAATATAGTAGAGTTGTTGTCTTCCAAAACGACAACTTACAAACCACAAACATCCGATATTCTATATCCTAGCACTGTTACAATGCTTCCTACCGCAGATAACTAGTACAATGATGCGGCAAATAAACAGGATTGTAGCGGCAATGCTAGCAATAAATGGGAAAATATTGCAGGTAAACAGACTTATGGGTTAGATAGATTTTTTTAACCCTATTCAACAAACCTATATTGTAACTATCTTTCTTGAGATTATGATTAATAAATTTCGAACAGAGGCACTTATTTTCTATTGAGATAGAACAAGTTATCAAGAGCGATGTAGAGAAAAGTAACGTATTCCCAAGCCAAGAAGTAAAATCTTAAGAGAAACGTGGACGTAAGCAAAAAGAAGAAAGTCAAAATAAAAACAAATTAACTTAGTGCTATTTCCTTGCGATACCAGTGAGTGCGTAGGCGTAGCCCGTCGTAGACATCGCTGCACCCCTGGCGTTACAATTTCACTATTGTGGGATCACCACAACTGTTGCGATTGTATTAACAGATTTGATCGTGCATACGCGGCACGATCAAACCTTGGCAAGTATTGGTAATTTTCTATTTTTAGATGTGCTTCTGTTAGGTGCAGTTGATATAAGCAACTTTGTTAGTATTTAGATGCTTGACAGGTTAAAGCTTAGTGAATTCTCTCACGGTTGGAGTATGTTTGGCTTTGCACTTAAATTATTCTTCAATATTAGACTTTTTGCATAAATCTTGAAGAAGAATTCAGAAGTCAGAATTCAGGAGTCAGAATCAAGACGCTCGAAGACTCGCTAACGCTTCGCTATCAGTGAAGGATTCAGACCCACCACTGATTTAAGATCACCAAATTGAAAATTTGGTGGGGGTTTTAAACCCGTTTATTCAGACGCGACGCTCCAATACTCGCTAACGCTACGCTATCGAGTACTCGCTAACGCTGCGCTATCCACCACTCGTACAGAATTCATACTTAATTCTGACTCCTGACTCCTGAATTCTGTTTAGATAAATAAGAACCCCACTCCTAAGTGCTTGCTCTTAGAAGTAGGGTGTTCAGCGCTTTTGCAAGAGGTTTATTAGATTAGAGGATGATGTCGCTTGCTACTAGTGGTGGTGCTCCTGTCAGTCCAATCTCAAACTCAGCTGACAGATCCCCATCAATATTAGCTTGAAGAATACCTCCTGAATAACGAACCTGACGGGCTGCTGAGAATGCGCCAGCACCGATGAAAATGAAGGCTTGGTTGCCCGCTACATTGGAGTTAGCATCAATGCTAGATAGATCGATTTGATCGCCTGCAAAGATACCGTTTCCAACGAAGTCAGTGATAACATCCCGTAACAAACCAGTAGGACTATCTGAAACTGAATTGAAATCGAAAATATCGTTGCCAGCACCGCCAATGAGAGAATCAGTTCCAGCACCGCCAGTGAGGATATCGCCGCCAGTATCCCCATTTAGGGTATCGTTGCCAGCACCGCCAGTGAGGATATCACTGCCAGCACCGCCATTTAGGATATCACTGCCAGCACCCCCATTTAGGGTATCGCTGCCGACATTGCCGTTGAGGATATCGCTGCCAGCACCACCATCTAGACTATCGTTGCCGACATTGCCGTTAAGGATATCGCTGCCAGCACCACCATCTAGACTATCGTTGCCGACATTGCCGTTAAGGACATCGCTGCCAGCACCCCCATTTAAGATATCGTCGCCGGCATTACCGTTAAGGATATCGCTGCCAGCACC encodes the following:
- a CDS encoding calcium-binding protein codes for the protein MATSFSSTTSSSGGSSSSSFSSSSNSNSSISSSSSSRGSGSSGSSSSSGSSSSSSSNGNTDIVTVSGSGNSTLIGGSGNSILNAANGNDRLFGNSGNDTLNASGGNDSLDGGSGNDRLFGGAGNDILTGGDGDDILTGGSGTDRLTGGSGRDVFEYNLISESQPGSSRDVITDFNGNGSLPGDRIDLFTIDANSNIGGNQAFTFIGSRAFTAPGQIRYSGGILQANTGGGLSADFEIQLVGAPQLVASDIIL
- a CDS encoding calcium-binding protein, which translates into the protein MAIINGTIFNDNNTINGSPLIFRPALNGGAGSDILNGNAGDDILNGGAGSDVLNGNVGNDSLDGGAGSDILNGNVGNDSLDGGAGSDILNGNVGSDTLNGGAGSDILNGGAGSDILTGGAGNDTLNGDTGGDILTGGAGTDSLIGGAGNDIFDFNSVSDSPTGLLRDVITDFVGNGIFAGDQIDLSSIDANSNVAGNQAFIFIGAGAFSAARQVRYSGGILQANIDGDLSAEFEIGLTGAPPLVASDIIL